The Bacteroides ovatus genomic interval CGGGTTGGCTCCCCTTTGCATACCTATTAATAAAACCGGCAAGCAGGCAAAGGACTTTCCGAAGATGGTGGAAGCCGGATTCCAGTCCGACGATCAGCTGATTATGTTTCCTGCCGGACTGTGCTCGCGCCGTCAGAATGGAGTGATTCGCGACCTGGAATGGAAAAAGACATTTGTAGTAAAGAGCATACAAGCAAAACGTGATGTAATACCCGTGCATTTTGGGGGCAGGAATTCTGATTTCTTTTACAACCTGGCAAATATTTGCAAGGCATTGGGTATCAAGTTTAACATTGCTATGTTGTATCTTGCGGATGAAATGTTTAAGAATCGCCACAAAACTTTTACTGTCACTTTTGGCAAACCCATACCCTGGCAGACTTTTGATAAATCGAAAACCCCTGCGCAGTGGGCTGAATACGTAAAGGATATTGTTTATAAACTGTAACTGATAGAACAACTATAACAAGGAATATGGAAGAGATTATTAAACCGGTAAGCAAAGAACTGCTGAAGGCAGAATTGACGGAAGACAAACGCTTACGAATGACGAATAAGAGTAATAATCAGATTTATATTATTACTCATCAGAATGCTCCTAATGTAATGAGAGAGATTGGTCGTTTGCGTGAAATAGCTTTCCGTGCTGCTGGTGGAGGTACAGGCCTGTCAATGGATATTGATGAATACGACACGATGGAACACCCCTACAAGCAGTTGATCGTATGGAATCCGGAAGCGGAAGAAATTCTGGGTGGTTACCGGTATCTGCTTGGTACGGACGTGCGTTTTGATGAAAAAGGCGCGCCAATTCTGGCTACTTCCCACATGTTTCATTTTTCTGATGCTTTTATTAGAGAATACCTGCCGCAGACAATTGAACTGGGGCGTTCGTTTGTTACGCTTGAATATCAGTCTACCCGTGCCGGAAGCAAAGGATTGTTCGCTTTGGATAATCTGTGGGACGGGTTGGGAGCGTTGACCGTGGTTATGCCGAATGTGAAGTATTTCTTTGGCAAGGTGACCATGTATCCTAGCTACCATCGTCGTGGCCGTGATATGATTCTTCATTTCCTCAAGAAACATTTTTATGATAAAGAGAAACTTGTTACTCCGATTGAGCCTCTGCAACTTGAGACTTCCGAAGAAGAGTTGAACGCATTGTTCTGCAAGAGTACTTTTAAAGAGGACTATAAGATATTGAATTGTGAAATCCGTAAATTGGGCTATAATATTCCTCCGTTGGTAAATGCGTATATGAGCTTAAGCCCTACGATGCGTATGTTCGGAACAGCTGTCAATTACGAGTTCGGTGATGTGGAAGAAACCGGTATCCTGATTGCTGTAGACGAAATTCTTGAAGATAAACGAATTCGACACATCCAGACGTTTATTGAAAGCCATCCGGATGCGTTGAGATTGTCTTCTTGTGAAGGGGAAGAGGTTTTTACTCCTAAAGTGGTTACACCGCAGGCAGACTGTTCCCGTTAATTTTACGATAAAGATCAAGAGCAAAGACATCGGTCATTCCCGATATATAGTCAAGTACCGCCTGTATTCTTTCATAGAGTACGGGCGAATTTATATTGTATTGGCTGGATACCCGGTCGATCAGGAGTTTGGAATAAGCCTTCTCGGGTGAGGTTACGGCGTCTATCATCAATTCGAGTAAGGTACTGATGATGCGGAATCCCGCTAGCTCGATATCCAGCACGTCCCGTGAACGGTAGATTTTATTGATAGATACTTCGACGCTGTGTTTGTAGGCTGCTGCCGGACGTTCGGCTATGCGCTTGATTAGTGATCCTTCGAACGTGCCGGACAGTATTTCTTGTTCATGATCTAAAAAGACACGGGTACACTCCCGGATCAATAAACCGATGACGGAAGAGCGCAGGTAGGCGATTTGCTCGTTGACATCATTGACAATCAGGAATGTTTTCCGGAGATGTTCCTGCCGCTCTTCGCTGAAATAGGTCATTAATAGTTCTTTGGTTTCTTCAGTGGTGAGAATCTTCAGTT includes:
- a CDS encoding 1-acyl-sn-glycerol-3-phosphate acyltransferase, translated to MTDDSLFLIDVDKILRTKAPKHYKYIPKFVISYLKKIVHQDEINVFLNESKDKLGVDFLEACMGFLDAKVDVKGIENLPKDGLYTFVSNHPLGGQDGVALGYVLGKHYEGKVKYLVNDLLMNLRGLAPLCIPINKTGKQAKDFPKMVEAGFQSDDQLIMFPAGLCSRRQNGVIRDLEWKKTFVVKSIQAKRDVIPVHFGGRNSDFFYNLANICKALGIKFNIAMLYLADEMFKNRHKTFTVTFGKPIPWQTFDKSKTPAQWAEYVKDIVYKL
- a CDS encoding GNAT family N-acetyltransferase, yielding MEEIIKPVSKELLKAELTEDKRLRMTNKSNNQIYIITHQNAPNVMREIGRLREIAFRAAGGGTGLSMDIDEYDTMEHPYKQLIVWNPEAEEILGGYRYLLGTDVRFDEKGAPILATSHMFHFSDAFIREYLPQTIELGRSFVTLEYQSTRAGSKGLFALDNLWDGLGALTVVMPNVKYFFGKVTMYPSYHRRGRDMILHFLKKHFYDKEKLVTPIEPLQLETSEEELNALFCKSTFKEDYKILNCEIRKLGYNIPPLVNAYMSLSPTMRMFGTAVNYEFGDVEETGILIAVDEILEDKRIRHIQTFIESHPDALRLSSCEGEEVFTPKVVTPQADCSR